A stretch of DNA from Halobacteriovorax vibrionivorans:
TTTGATTGGGATGTCTTCGACGTTGTCGTTGGTGGCCGTTCTGCTCTTGATTCAAATTTCTTTGTAGCGAAGCTAGATGATATTACTGAAGTTAATAAATTCTTAAAAGGTTATGGACTCGATCCTGATAATCCTGTCGCACGTGCTGAGTTATTTGGTAACTTTCAAGAGGCGATTCAATTTATAAAGCGTTACTTCCTAAAAGATGGCAGCCCTGACGGCCTAGATCTTGAAATTCCAACATCACTTTTTACAGTTACTGATATTAGTGGTCTCTTCTTAATGGCCACAGGTAATTCTGAACATACAGTTGAAGAACAGTTATGGGCAGAGATTGTTTTAAAAGTGATGCACACAATACTTCATGCTGACAAAGATTTACGTTCAAATTACTTCAACCAAATTCAAACACAAATCTTTGATAAGTTTTATCGCTACTTACATCGTGATAACGACAACAACCTTTACTTAAAGTCCGGTGAGATTTCGATCCCACTTGTAGACTTTGAAACTAAGTCAAAGAAATCTCGTGATAGTGTTATTATCAAGTTACTTCATAAAGCAGAAAATGTTGCAGAAGAACTTTTTGATAGAGTTGGTGTAAGACTTGTTACGAAGAATAAATTAGATATTATTAAGGTTCTTCAGTTTTTAATTAGAAATTACATCATTACACCACATAATATTAAGCCTTCTCGATCTCTAAATACTATTTTTGATATCAGTTTATTTAGATCAAAATATTCAAGCTTAGTAAAAATGGCCCTTAGGAATAATCTTTCAGAGGAACGCTTTGTTTCTGCTGTAAATCGAGAAATTGATGAATGCAGCTTTGAAAATATTGAAAGTGAACATAATCTTCACTCATCTGCTAAGTATCGTTCAGTACAATTCACTTGTCGCCAATTGATCAAATACAAGAATCCTTTCCTTGCGGAGTTTTTTAAATTAAGAAAAATGGCCAAGGACGAAGACTCTGCAGTTGCTAAAGAACTATTAGGTTTAGACTTTTCATCTCTTTCTCGAGATGTACGTTTCTTTTATCCATTTGAAGTTCAGGTCGTAGATGAAGCATCTTATAAAATTAATTCAGAAGGGGAAGCATCTCATTCTGAATATAAGAAAGCTCAAAAAATCTATGCAATGAATCGAGTATTTAAAAAGCTTTTATTACATAAAGGCTTAATCCAAGAATAATTCTATTCTCTCATTTATAAATTCTGGGAAATCTACTTGCGGCACATGGCTTCCATTTTTAATGATATATAATTCCGAATTAGCTAGGCCCTTGTGTAGAATTTGTTGAAGGTAATTTGGGATGACTTTATCTTTATCTCCGCCAATTATTAGGGCTGGAGTCTTAATTTGTTCAAGATCCTTAATAACTCTTTGTTCTCTCATTTCATCAAGTAATTGAAAGAATATATCTGGTGAAAGCTGCCCTAATTTCTTCATATAGTACTGAACGAAGTCGAGATTCGTTTTCTTTGTGTTAAATCCTCCGCGCCAAACCATAAATTTTGCGAGAGGATTGAGATATGCATTTTTCCAAATAAGTTTGAATTGGTTTTCCCATTTATCTTTAATCTCTTTAATATATGGCTCTGATATATCAACGAGATTTGAATCAAACATAACATCTTGTGGAGGAAAGATTGTTCCTGAAATTAAAATCATCTTTTTAACTTCTGTAGGGTACTTGAATGCATATTCAATTGTTACATTAACACCCATTGAGTGTCCGACATGGATTGTCGTTTCAATATTTAGATGATTAATCAATGTATTTAAGTCACTAATAATATTTTCGAATGTAATTGTTTCGATACCTTCTTTCGTCTCTGATTCGTAATGACCGCGATAATCATGCAATAGGATCTTATATCCTTTGTTGTGAAAGAAATCGATTTGATATTCAAAATGACGAATATTACAGACAAGGCCATAATTGAAGACTATGACATCTCGATATTTTTCTCCTTCGACTGGTTCAAAATTTGTCCAGTATTGAATCTTTGTACTTTCATCAATATTTAGAAATTTAGACTTATTCATCCAAGAGGTCATTGTCGTATTGTCCTGTTAACTTTATGTAGTGTTGTTCAAGTGCTTGTATCAACTTATACTTTTTTGGATCCTTGTGCTTAATATCTTCTAAGTATTGATAATAATCTTCGTGGTCATTATGTTTATTCTCATCAAAGTCGACTATTTTAAATTTTAGATTTTGAACTTCAATGATGTCATTCTTATTTAATTTAACAATGCCTTCAATACGTTTCTCATTTAATTTAAAAGGTTGCGCACAAACAAATGTAAGTGAGTTTGCCATATGTTTTATGACGCCAACGTAGAGATCTAGTGTAGTGTCTTCGATGGGAATATTATTATGAATTGAGCTTCCAATAAAAACACGTGGTAGATTCAATGTATAATGGCCAATTGATAGTAAGTCTTGGCTATCAAGGACTTGGATATGTATCATAAAAGTATTTTATCCTGTAACGTGAAAAAATGCGAAAATTAAATTGTAGTAAAGACTTTCTCGTCAACTTCAATTGAGTTAAGTACTCCATTGAACTCATCTGGATACTTCTTAATATCCTCAATTGCCTCATAGAGAATATCTTGATTGAGAACAATATTTGCTAATTTCTTTTGAGTGACCACTCCGGATTGTTCCTGTCCAAAGAGATCGCCCTCTCCTCGAATCTTTAAGTCTTCTTCAGCTATCTTAAAACCGTCGGTATACTTTTCAATGACTTGAAGTCTTTGCATACTTTCAGGTGATACTTCACGATCTGTAACAAGAAAGCAGAATCCTGGTTTATCTCCACGTCCGACTCTTCCCCTCATTTGGTGTAGGCTACTTAATCCGAAACGTTCTGGACTTAAGATTGCCATAATCGTTGAGTTGATAATATTAATTCCAACCTCAATAACAGATGTCGCAATTAAAATATCAATTTCATGCTTTTTAAACTTTGTTATGGCCTCTTCTTTTTCATCAGGTGACATTCGTCCATGTAGTGGAGTAATTCGAAAGTCTGGAAAATATTTTTTATAAAGTTCAAAAGTATGTTCTAGGTTTCTTATATCTTCATTTTCTGATTCTTCGATGGCCGGAACAACAACATAGACTTGTTCTTTCATTTCAAGTCTCGTTTTTACAAAGCTTAAATAATTTTTGAGGTTTTCATTTGTAACGATTCTTGTTTTTTGGCCTTTTCGACCTTTTGGCATTGTCTTAATGATTGAGATATCGAGGTCACCATATTTTGTGAGGCTCAATGATCTCGGGATAGGTGTTGCAGACATGATTATACAATGTGGATTTTCACCTTTTTTCATTAATTTAATACGTTGTTCAACACCGAATTTATGTTGTTCATCAATAATAGCTAATTCAAGATTCGCAAAGCTTACACTGTCTTGAAAGAGAGAGTGTGTACCAATAACAATATCAATATCGCCATCTGCTAGTTTTTGATTGATAACTTTTTTCTTACTGGCCTTTGTGCTTCCAACTAATAACTCAACATTAAACTCACTGCCTAGGATTTCTTCTATTTCACGAAAGTGTTGAAGAGCAAGGGTTTCAGTAGGACACATTAGTGCGACTTGGCCACCTGACTTTAAGATTAAAAATGCACTGGCCACCGCTACGGTCGTCTTACCACAACCTACATCCCCTTGGATGAGTCTCATCGAGGGCGTTGAATTCTTAAAGTCTACTATAATATCATTCAATGCTTTTGTTTGGTCTTCAGTAAACTGATACGGATAAAGGCTTTTCGCCTTTTCAATATCTTCTTTTGAAATATCGATGTATTCACGACTTAGCTGATCTCTTTTATTTTTTCTTAGTTTAATTTTCAATTGATCATAAATAAACTCTTCATAGATGATAGATCTTTTTGCGCGATCAAATTCTTCTTGGCTCCACTCGTTTGGAGGGACTCTTCCATGAAGATATTTAAAAGCCTGGCTACGAGAGAGTAGTCCTTTTTTATCTCGAATTGAGCTTGGAATAATTTCTGGTATTTTATCCCAGAAACCTTTTGGTATTTTATCAAATACTTTTTGAATATGGTGTGACTTTATACTGTCAATTGTCGGATATGTAATTCTAAGACCAGTTTCGGAATCAGACTTTCCAATATCAAATATTTCAGGATTAACGATTTGCAAACTTTCATTAAAAACTGAAACAACACCTAGGAATTCAAAATGTTTTAATGACTCGATTTTCTTTTGGATTGATTGATATGCATTAAACCATTTCAAGGTAATAAAGTTTTCACTGAGGTCATCTTTAACAGTTACAGTAATATTTAATAAAACAGCGCGACCTTTTCCACGTGCTTTAAAGTTTGGTCTGGCCTGTATTGAGACAACTTCACCACGACCTCGAAAGAAGTCACCGATATTGGCATATTGAAACTTAGCGAGGTCAGGTAATTTGACGATCCGCCTTGGCAGAAGCCAAAGCAAATCGTTTATTGTGGTAATATTTTTCTTATTAAGCGCTTCGAGTGTTTTAGTCGGCTTGCTATAGAGGTCGGCAATCTTCGTATAGAGTGAGTTATTACTTATACTCAATTGACTCCACCTCGTATTCGATATTTCCCTTTGGTGCACGAACTACGACTTCATCGCCTTCTTCTTTACCGATAAGGGCCTTACCAAGTGGACTGTTGTATGAGATTAGGCCTTTCTTCATATCTGATTCTGGCTCACCAACAATTTTATAAGTAACAGTTTCATCAGTATCAATATTTAGGATTGTTACTGTCGCACCAAATACAATTTTATTTGAATTTACATTACTTGGATCAATCACTTCGCTACTTGCAAGGATTCCTTGAAGTTGAGAGATACGACCTTCAACAACACCCTGCTTTTCTTTTGCTGCATGATATTCTGCATTTTCTTTAAGGTCTCCAAGTTCACGAGCTTCTGCAATTGTTGTTTTTAGCTCTTCTCTTTCAACCTTAATAAGTTGATCAAGTTCTGCTTGAATTGCATCGTATCCTTGTTTTGTAATTGGTTGTTGATTGGCCATTAGTTAATCCTTTATTTAAATAATGCATTTGCGGCAGCAAGGAGATCATCTTTTCCATCTCCGTTATCGCTACCACCTTTTAAAATGAAGTAGTCACAGAAGTTTGCTTTTTCTTTTTCTACAATACGGTCTGCGCTTGATTCACGACATTCATTATATGCTGATTTGTCATAGAACTTGCACATTTTACAACAATGTAGGCTTGCGTAGCAATACGGGCATTCTTCCTTAAGTGAGATTTTTTGTCCCGCTTCAAGTCCTGTTACTTTTTGACACGCATAGCAAGTTACTTCATTACTATTAGTTAACATTCAAAAGCTCCAGCTTTTCTCTATATATACGTCAGGTGAATTGATTTGATCATCTGACTTTAAATAAATTTTAGGCTCTTGTCTTTTATTGTATTCGTCTATACTGCGATACAGAAGCTCTTCATTACCAGTTTGAATGGTCTTTGATAAGAGATAGTTTAACATAAGTATGACAG
This window harbors:
- a CDS encoding TIGR04552 family protein; this encodes MNRPDYLKNYIFDWDVFDVVVGGRSALDSNFFVAKLDDITEVNKFLKGYGLDPDNPVARAELFGNFQEAIQFIKRYFLKDGSPDGLDLEIPTSLFTVTDISGLFLMATGNSEHTVEEQLWAEIVLKVMHTILHADKDLRSNYFNQIQTQIFDKFYRYLHRDNDNNLYLKSGEISIPLVDFETKSKKSRDSVIIKLLHKAENVAEELFDRVGVRLVTKNKLDIIKVLQFLIRNYIITPHNIKPSRSLNTIFDISLFRSKYSSLVKMALRNNLSEERFVSAVNREIDECSFENIESEHNLHSSAKYRSVQFTCRQLIKYKNPFLAEFFKLRKMAKDEDSAVAKELLGLDFSSLSRDVRFFYPFEVQVVDEASYKINSEGEASHSEYKKAQKIYAMNRVFKKLLLHKGLIQE
- a CDS encoding alpha/beta fold hydrolase, translating into MNKSKFLNIDESTKIQYWTNFEPVEGEKYRDVIVFNYGLVCNIRHFEYQIDFFHNKGYKILLHDYRGHYESETKEGIETITFENIISDLNTLINHLNIETTIHVGHSMGVNVTIEYAFKYPTEVKKMILISGTIFPPQDVMFDSNLVDISEPYIKEIKDKWENQFKLIWKNAYLNPLAKFMVWRGGFNTKKTNLDFVQYYMKKLGQLSPDIFFQLLDEMREQRVIKDLEQIKTPALIIGGDKDKVIPNYLQQILHKGLANSELYIIKNGSHVPQVDFPEFINERIELFLD
- a CDS encoding ATP-dependent DNA helicase RecG; translation: MSISNNSLYTKIADLYSKPTKTLEALNKKNITTINDLLWLLPRRIVKLPDLAKFQYANIGDFFRGRGEVVSIQARPNFKARGKGRAVLLNITVTVKDDLSENFITLKWFNAYQSIQKKIESLKHFEFLGVVSVFNESLQIVNPEIFDIGKSDSETGLRITYPTIDSIKSHHIQKVFDKIPKGFWDKIPEIIPSSIRDKKGLLSRSQAFKYLHGRVPPNEWSQEEFDRAKRSIIYEEFIYDQLKIKLRKNKRDQLSREYIDISKEDIEKAKSLYPYQFTEDQTKALNDIIVDFKNSTPSMRLIQGDVGCGKTTVAVASAFLILKSGGQVALMCPTETLALQHFREIEEILGSEFNVELLVGSTKASKKKVINQKLADGDIDIVIGTHSLFQDSVSFANLELAIIDEQHKFGVEQRIKLMKKGENPHCIIMSATPIPRSLSLTKYGDLDISIIKTMPKGRKGQKTRIVTNENLKNYLSFVKTRLEMKEQVYVVVPAIEESENEDIRNLEHTFELYKKYFPDFRITPLHGRMSPDEKEEAITKFKKHEIDILIATSVIEVGINIINSTIMAILSPERFGLSSLHQMRGRVGRGDKPGFCFLVTDREVSPESMQRLQVIEKYTDGFKIAEEDLKIRGEGDLFGQEQSGVVTQKKLANIVLNQDILYEAIEDIKKYPDEFNGVLNSIEVDEKVFTTI
- the greA gene encoding transcription elongation factor GreA, with the translated sequence MANQQPITKQGYDAIQAELDQLIKVEREELKTTIAEARELGDLKENAEYHAAKEKQGVVEGRISQLQGILASSEVIDPSNVNSNKIVFGATVTILNIDTDETVTYKIVGEPESDMKKGLISYNSPLGKALIGKEEGDEVVVRAPKGNIEYEVESIEYK